Proteins co-encoded in one Periophthalmus magnuspinnatus isolate fPerMag1 chromosome 20, fPerMag1.2.pri, whole genome shotgun sequence genomic window:
- the nrros gene encoding transforming growth factor beta activator LRRC33: MPLRGFTPLLLWILPVWRVLTPVNAHPPLSRCHLMQNTAVCNDRRLSSVPADLSQNIEELQLHQNHITTLTDDSLRRYPALRTLSLACNQLTTIQSAAFRDSHVLTSLNFANNSLSVGFHESGAALNELRTLQSLDLSENKLDEEMVGVLLGNLTSVERLNLSGNVIQRLDEDIFRRLHRLTELDLQRNFLFEIDNAFHGNHKLQRLNLAFNSLPCLTDFHLTQLQVLNASNNLIDWFISRQDVNETFQLETLDLSHNNLLFFPFLPTRSHLQNLYLSDNRLSFYEHLDNSTNPNITTTVEFYNLKNYAANVTAQLWQEDLHGDVSSLLILDLRGNHVTYFPQGFIQKMPLLSRLKMSVNCLEKLNFTSERFSGSLYELDVSRNELNHVQASDDDLRTLGNLTYFNLSQNNLSFLPTRLFPSLLNLRSVDLSYNDIDVCVEEPVNNFSRCVDWKDVRNLKQLYLKSCNIKNIPNSAFSGMSLTHLELSENPGLNVEQSLQTLWTTLQHLGLGNTKIQNFDFSEFQSLKSLNISSNSLSQFPTSLRQIGLKSLDLRDNVLSTIPADQAGALATTLTTVYLTGNSFNCCQTEWFRTFEKQETLNIADKSDIKCVDFFRRTHFVERFDPSLCFVQTEPLFWYIVLFVPVCVSFVGISVILLLTVKPKVLENSIKKKCLKPTPY; encoded by the exons ATGCCCCTCCGCGGGTTCACCCCCCTCCTGCTCTGGATCCTTCCCGTGTGGCGAGTCCTGACGCCGGTGAACGCCCATCCTCCGCTCAGCCGCTGCCATCTG ATGCAGAATACGGCGGTGTGCAACGACCGCCGGCTGTCCTCCGTCCCCGCGGACCTGTCCCAAAACATCGAGGAACTCCAACTCCACCAGAACCACATCACGACACTAACGGACGACTCTCTGCGCCGCTACCCCGCGCTCAGGACGCTTAGCTTAGCCTGCAACCAGCTAACGACGATACAGTCCGCCGCCTTTCGAGACTCGCACGTGCTAACCAGTCTGAACTTCGCCAATAACAGCCTTTCCGTCGGGTTTCACGAAAGCGGCGCGGCGTTAAACGAGCTACGAACTCTACAAAGTCTAGATCTTTCCGAGAATAAATTGGACGAGGAAATGGTGGGAGTTCTGCTCGGGAATCTGACATCCGTGGAACGCCTGAACCTGTCCGGAAATGTCATCCAACGACTGGACGAAGATATATTCCGTCGTCTTCATCGTTTGACGGAGCTGGACCTGCAACGAAATTTTTTATTCGAGATCGACAACGCTTTCCACGGCAACCACAAACTCCAGAGGTTAAACTTGGCGTTCAACAGTCTCCCATGTCTCACGGACTTCCACCTGACGCAGCTGCAGGTTTTAAACGCGAGCAACAATCTCATCGACTGGTTTATTTCGAGACAAGACGTTAACGAAACTTTCCAATTAGAAACGTTGGATCTGTCTCATAACAACCTTCTGTTTTTCCCGTTTCTCCCGACCCGTAGCCATTTGCAAAACCTGTACCTGTCCGATAATCGTTTAAGTTTTTACGAACACTTGGACAACTCCACGAACCCGAACATCACCACTACTGTCGAGTTTTACAATCTGAAAAACTACGCCGCCAACGTCACGGCACAACTGTGGCAGGAGGATCTTCACGGGGACGTTTCTTCTTTGCTAATTTTAGATCTAAGAGGAAATCATGTGACGTACTTCCCGCAAGGATTTATTCAAAAAATGCCGCTTTTGTCCAGACTCAAAATGTCCGTTAACTGTCTGGAGAAACTGAACTTCACTTCGGAGCGGTTTTCCGGGAGCTTGTACGAACTAGACGTTAGCCGGAATGAGCTAAACCACGTACAAGCAAGTGACGACGATTTGAGGACGCTTGGGAATCTGACGTATTTTAATCTGAGCCAGAATAATCTCAGTTTTCTTCCGACGAGGTTATTCCCGTCTTTGCTAAACCTCAGGTCGGTGGATCTGAGCTATAACGACATCGACGTTTGCGTTGAGGAGCCTGTGAATAACTTCTCCCGTTGCGTCGACTGGAAAGACGTAAGAAACTTAAAACAGCTTTATCTAAAAAGCTGCAACATCAAAAATATTCCTAACTCTGCGTTTTCAGGAATGTCGCTTACGCATTTGGAACTGTCGGAAAATCCAGGTTTGAACGTGGAACAATCGCTCCAAACTCTATGGACGACGTTACAACACCTGGGTTTGGGAAACACGAAAATCCAAAACTTTGACTTTTCAGAATTCCAAAGTTTGAAATCCCTGAACATCTCGAGCAACTCTCTTTCCCAATTCCCAACTTCACTTCGGCAAATCGGGCTTAAAAGTCTGGATTTGAGAGACAACGTTTTATCGACCATCCCGGCGGACCAGGCTGGAGCGCTAGCAACGACTCTTACGACGGTTTACCTCACGGGGAATTCGTTTAACTGCTGCCAAACGGAATGGTTCAGGACTTTTGAAAAACAAGAGACACTGAACATAGCGGATAAATCGGATATCAAATGTGTAGATTTTTTCCGCAGGACTCATTTTGTGGAGAGGTTTGACCCGTCGTTGTGTTTCGTCCAGACAGAGCCGTTGTTCTGGTACATCGTGTTGTTCGTGCCGGTTTGCGTGTCGTTCGTGGGAATTTCTGTCATTCTTCTGCTCACGGTGAAGCCGAAAGTGTTAGAAAACTCCATTAAGAAGAAGTGTTTGAAACCCACTCCGTACTAG